The nucleotide sequence TTAGTTTTCAAAGCCAGATGAATAGCGTTTTCCATTATAGAAATAGTCGGTGTGAGAAATTTAATCCGCAAATCATAGAGGGATTTAACAGCAGTTTTTATTGCGGTTTCAGGAAACCTATTATTGTATCTCAAAACATTTGCCAATTCATAAATCAAAAGGTCGGGCTCAACAATATCAATCTTGCCAGTTTCAAATTGGTTTTTAAGAAAAATAGCTTCTTGAGTTCCATCTTCTTCAAAAAACCATTTGAGAATTACAGAAGTGTCAAGCACATAAATCATTTAACTTGTGCCTCGCGGATTTTTCGGAGAAGTTCAGTAGAATTAAATCCTTTTTCACATTTGCCAAATCGGGTTCTCAAATTATCGATGATTTTACCTGCTCTTGTAATTAAGTCCCTGTCTTTAATTTGGGATTCAATAATTTCTGTAATTGAATTTCTTTTTTCTTTTATCTGTGGCATAGTATCACCTCCAGGTTTTTTATCTGTGTGTATCAGTATCTTTATCAGTGTTTATTTATGTTACAAAAAAGTATAACAAAAATGAAAGATTTTGTCAAGGGGTTAACCATACTTATTACTTTATTATTTTGTTACTTTATTACTTGCCTTTATTCTGAAAATATGATAAACTGGCAGACGGTGAACCTTGGTGGTAGTCGGCACTTAAGTGCCGATTACATAATGGCGCAGGATGCAGTCTCGTCTTCACCAGTAGGTCAGGTGGGTTCTACAAATTATACTATCCAAACCGGGTTTATTAATCCATTTGTGGGTTCGGTTTCGTCTGCTGTGAAATCAAATACTGATAATACATACATTGCGAATGATGGAACTGTTATTAGTATCCCTGCAGGTGCTGTGAATAGTGATACATATATCACTATCTCTACATATTCAGCAGTAATACCGAAGATGGTGTATGATGAGAATATCAAAATCACAGTAACAACCGACAAAGTTGGCAAGTTCAAAGTTGTGTATTTTGCAGAGCCGACTGAACAGATATCCGCAGTATCAAGTTATCCGAACCCGTTTTATTGCGGTAGTGGAAAGAATGCTAAAATCAGATATACATTGAAAGAGGACGCAAATGTAAAAATTACAGTGATAGATTTAGCCGGTAATGTTGTGATAAGTTGGGATATAAAAGCGAGTGAAGAAGGTGGCAAAGCCGGTCAGGCAAACGAAGTAGCATGGGATGGCAGGAACTCGTTAGGTGATTATGTTACTGCAGGTGTATATCTATGCAAGATAGAGAGTAAAAACAAGAAAGTAATATGGAAGATAGGTGTGAAGTAAGGAACGCGAAACTGACGCGGAACTTAAACGCAAAACAGACGCGGAACAGGAACGCGGAACTGACACGGAAGTGATACACAGATGATAAGATTATACGATGATAAGTTGATACGAAAAAGAATAAAAACGGTTATACGGTTATACGCTGATACGGTTATACGATTTTTATATATCATCATATCATCATATCATCATATCACCTGTTTTATCCTTATCACCTTATCACCTTATCACCTTATCCCCAGCCTCTATTCTGCAACAATCACTAAAGGCACGGGTGGCACACCAGCATATTTTTTAGAACTTGGTGGTTCTGCAAGAACTTACGGGTTAGGCAGAGCATTCACCGGTATTTCAGACGATGCCGCACTGATATACTACAACCCTGCAGGATTCATCAATCTCACAGAAAAAGAAATAAAACCAACCGAAATCAAAGAAACAAGACATTCATATCTAACATTAACGCATAACCAGTTGTTTGAAGGCACAAGATTTGACAATATTTTATTTGTAACAAAACCACATCAGATGCTCGGTATCGGTGTGGGAATTATCAATATGGTTTCCCCGGCGATACAACTGCGTGATGAAAACAATTACATACTGGACGGTGAAATAAAAGATATCAATAATGCCGGGTCGGTTTCTTGTGGGATAACGGCATCAAAAAAATTAGCTCTCGGCGGAACATTGAAAATCATAAATAAAAATTTTGATGATATAAACTCAACCGGTATTGATGCGGATATCGGTGTGCTGTGTAATATCTTCAATAAGCCGAAAATATCTGCTGGAGTTTGTGCACAGAACCTGTTAGGCTATGAACTCAAACGAGAATATACAACCGATAAAGCAAAATTAAATATCAGAACAGGTCTTGGCGTAAAATTGTTTGATGAATTATTATCAGGTAGCGTGGATATCGTTACCAAGAGAAAAACAAATGAATTCCATCTCGGTGCAGAAGCTAATTTAAGCAAATACTTGAAATTGAGGTTGGGTTATGATAAAGGCAATCTTGCAGGCGGGTTTGGAATCTTATATAAACATTTTCAACTGGATTATGCAGTGTTGAATTCTAACTTCGGCTTTTCACACAGAGTTTCATTATCGGTATTATTCAAGACAGTATCAGTAAAAGAAAAAGAAACCAAACTGGTATTCAAACGAGATGATACCGGTAAAATAAACTTTGCAGTAGTAGATTTACGCGCAATCTCGCCAGTTGCAACTTCAGATGCGGTTTTTTTAAGTACATTTTTCAGGAAAGAGATACTCAAAAATGAGCAGTTCAATCTACTTGATAGAAACAATATGGACAGAATACTTGCAGAGCAAGGTTTTCAGCAAACAGGCTGCACAACCTCAGAATGCATAGTTCAGATAGGTAAACTACTGAATATGAATTATATTCTAACTGGCGATTTCGGTAAACTTGGTGATAAGTATCTCGTAACAGTTCAGATAACAGAAATAGAGTCAGGCAAAATTATTTATACCGACCGTGAGACACTCGTAACGCTTGCTCCAGAGCCCGCTGAAGATTGCGTCAAAACACTACTCTCCCGACTGTTCAACAAAACAGAATAGACAAGCCTTTTCATTATCTCACAGAAATAAACCTAGCTATATTTTTTTATTGCTATTTTTATAAAATTTTGTTATAATACTACTAACAGTTTAATGGTTGTTTGACAATTGTCTGAGCCCTGAATTTATTTCAGGGCAAAGTGACCCGAAGGGTCATCCTGAGCCGTAGGCG is from Elusimicrobiota bacterium and encodes:
- a CDS encoding type II toxin-antitoxin system VapC family toxin produces the protein MIYVLDTSVILKWFFEEDGTQEAIFLKNQFETGKIDIVEPDLLIYELANVLRYNNRFPETAIKTAVKSLYDLRIKFLTPTISIMENAIHLALKTNLSVYDCVYTSLSMKLSAPLITADKKLYLNTKSHLSVKILSEF
- a CDS encoding FlgD immunoglobulin-like domain containing protein; its protein translation is MLQKSITKMKDFVKGLTILITLLFCYFITCLYSENMINWQTVNLGGSRHLSADYIMAQDAVSSSPVGQVGSTNYTIQTGFINPFVGSVSSAVKSNTDNTYIANDGTVISIPAGAVNSDTYITISTYSAVIPKMVYDENIKITVTTDKVGKFKVVYFAEPTEQISAVSSYPNPFYCGSGKNAKIRYTLKEDANVKITVIDLAGNVVISWDIKASEEGGKAGQANEVAWDGRNSLGDYVTAGVYLCKIESKNKKVIWKIGVK